A stretch of Pangasianodon hypophthalmus isolate fPanHyp1 chromosome 9, fPanHyp1.pri, whole genome shotgun sequence DNA encodes these proteins:
- the LOC113547131 gene encoding zinc fingers and homeoboxes protein 2: MSSRRKSFTPCMVSVSDVEMGGPMEMDILDDELVEDRPSSQQPSLDMHQESRQCVAEEDEEGHVEGTGEKMEEKSSTPQKPQSRGYQCKYCSFSTQNLSDFKEHVYSTHPNVILNPLYLCAVCNFSTKKFDSLTEHNETEHPGESNFKFKRIKLDNQTILEQTIENEDDSNSPESKLMQDDDAFEFLPSCPSTMQNVENAIFNNGNEVESNLDHLLLKDQITAVNVNGTIIFPEPMMLEGLSHVMPLLQRPPNLSSIPTIAVPLNTSKYNPLLDTNTTLITSFNKFPYPTHAELSWLTAASKHPEEQIKVWFTTQRLKQGITWSPEEVEEARKKMFNGCMPPAHHTFTVLPTPVSEQVATSQSVAPAVSCHVTGQSTLSPATTANGTSGACATVTVTTVTNMHNLKRPLGTSAVAQDVKRPMILTDEHKEKLRMAPPPVPPLERLSMAPPPVPPDGKRSMLPPLIATDMKRPVVAPYALPKGKMPMVFPLAPPKDKIPMAPPPLLPRDRLPMVPLVSTELKRSTVPQQMRNQAPAFSVISKDKLSPLPTDVSLPLVPPLVTSQVKRPPIIQTARAPPVAPTLIPTFSLESKPLELSVEQKPTSSESRPTESQNGNNRVPCGDGKKWFSDQSALAHNGLRHLNNNFAPKERPKTVPTQFPLLERLKGKTAEQLKVLEESFQRNSFPSHNEVDHIAITTRLSREEIDSWFSERRALRDNLEKALLNSMGSKRTDIAERRSLSQHQHALLNGVYKQGGLPICPLPPIIAPTSSSVPMDRKSLNLLKDVFVQTRWPSPEEYSYLEAQTGLARTDIVKWFKDSRLALRSGTVEWKELFHKLSGSESNGRLISDQPCNVTLPSQERKTPTAECAKLSSQEIKEWFNNSLGQRGPEVGRNGGQNGGSGEKCGGWVEEAVGTKMASRELVSDTD; the protein is encoded by the coding sequence ATGTCCAGCCGAAGGAAGTCCTTCACTCCCTGCATGGTCTCTGTTAGTGATGTGGAAATGGGCGGCCCTATGGAAATGGATATCTTGGATGACGAACTGGTGGAGGACAGACCATCCtctcagcagccttcattagATATGCATCAAGAATCTAGGCAATGTGTGgctgaggaggatgaggagggtCATGTGGAAGGGACAGGAGAGAAGATGGAAGAGAAGTCCTCCACCCCACAGAAACCACAGAGTAGGGGCTACCAGTGTAAGTACTGCTCCTTCTCTACCCAGAATCTCAGCGACTTCAAAGAGCATGTGTACTCCACGCACCCCAACGTCATTCTGAACCCTCTGTACCTGTGTGCTGTCTGCAACTTCAGCACCAAGAAGTTTGATTCCCTCACAGAACACAATGAAACAGAGCATCCAGGTGAGAGCAATTTCAAGTTCAAGCGGATCAAACTTGACAATCAGACCATCCTAGAGCAAACCATTGAGAATGAGGATGACTCAAACTCTCCAGAATCTAAGCTTATGCAAGATGATGATGCCTTTGAATTTTTACCCTCATGCCCATCAACCATGCAGAATGTTGAAAATGCAATCTTTAATAATGGAAATGAGGTAGAGAGTAATTTAGATCATCTGCTGTTAAAGGATCAGATCACAGCAGTGAATGTAAATGGGACAATCATCTTCCCTGAGCCCATGATGCTAGAGGGGCTCTCCCATGTCATGCCTCTTCTGCAGCGCCCCCCGAACCTGAGCTCCATTCCAACAATTGCCGTTCCTCTGAACACAAGCAAGTACAATCCATTACTGGACACCAACACTACGCTCATTACATCCTTCAATAAATTCCCCTATCCAACTCATGCAGAACTCTCCTGGCTCACTGCTGCTTCCAAGCACCCTGAAGAGCAGATCAAGGTGTGGTTCACCACCCAACGGCTCAAACAGGGCATCACCTGGTCACCAGAAGAAGTGGAAGAAGCCCGCAAGAAGATGTTTAATGGCTGCATGCCTCCTGCTCACCACACATTCACCGTTTTGCCTACGCCTGTGAGCGAACAAGTTGCCACCAGCCAGTCTGTTGCACCAGCAGTGTCCTGCCATGTTACTGGACAGTCCACTCTGTCACCGGCTACCACTGCAAATGGAACTTCTGGTGCCTGTGCGACTGTCACTGTGACAACAGTTACTAATATGCATAATCTCAAGCGCCCTTTGGGAACATCAGCAGTGGCCCAGGATGTAAAGCGCCCCATGATTCTCACAGATGAACACAAAGAAAAGTTACGTATGGCACCTCCACCAGTCCCACCCCTAGAGAGACTATCCATGGCTCCTCCTCCTGTACCTCCAGATGGTAAGAGATCCATGCTCCCACCTTTGATTGCAACAGACATGAAACGACCTGTTGTTGCCCCTTATGCTTTGCCCAAGGGGAAAATGCCAATGGTATTTCCACTGGCACCCCCTAAAGATAAGATACCCATGGCCCCCCCTCCCCTGTTACCCAGAGATAGACTACCTATGGTTCCCCTAGTTTCAACTGAATTAAAGAGGTCTACAGTTCCCCAGCAAATGAGAAATCAAGCTCctgcattttctgtcatttctaaAGACAAACTGTCACCTTTACCTACTGATGTAAGCTTACCCTTGGTGCCCCCATTGGTGACTTCTCAAGTGAAGAGACCACCAATAATTCAGACTGCACGGGCCCCACCTGTTGCCCCAACCTTGATCCCCACTTTCTCTCTGGAGAGTAAACCACTAGAGCTGTCAGTGGAGCAAAAGCCCACAAGCTCAGAGAGTCGACCCACAGAGAGTCAGAATGGCAATAATAGAGTCCCCTGTGGGGATGGTAAAAAATGGTTTTCTGATCAGAGTGCACTGGCCCATAATGGTTTACGGCACTTAAATAATAACTTTGCTCCAAAGGAGCGTCCGAAAACAGTCCCAACCCAGTTCCCTCTCCTGGAAAGACTGAAGGGGAAAACTGCTGAGCAGCTAAAAGTTTTAGAAGAAAGTTTTCAGAGGAATAGTTTCCCATCACACAACGAGGTTGACCACATTGCAATCACCACAAGACTCTCCAGAGAGGAGATTGACAGCTGGTTCTCAGAAAGAAGAGCCCTTCGAGACAACTTAGAAAAGGCCCTCCTAAATTCCATGGGATCCAAGAGGACTGACATTGCAGAGAGAAGATCACTTTCACAGCACCAGCATGCTTTGCTTAATGGAGTTTACAAACAAGGTGGGCTACCCATATGCCCTCTGCCTCCCATCATTGCCCCCACCTCGTCATCTGTGCCTATGGATAGGAAGTCTCTCAATCTCCTTAAAGATGTCTTTGTCCAAACACGGTGGCCTTCACCTGAGGAATATAGTTATCTGGAGGCACAGACAGGTTTGGCTCGTACTGACATTGTCAAATGGTTTAAAGACAGCCGTCTGGCTCTGCGCAGTGGAACTGTAGAGTGGAAAGAGTTGTTCCACAAGCTAAGTGGCAGCGAGTCGAACGGCCggctgatctcagatcagccCTGCAATGTCACTCTGCCAAGCCAGGAACGGAAGACGCCTACAGCAGAGTGCGCCAAACTAAGCAGCCAAGAGATCAAAGAATGGTTCAACAACTCACTGGGCCAGCGTGGGCCTGAAGTGGGGAGGAACGGAGGCCAGAATGGAGGCAGCGGGGAGAAGTGTGGAGGCTGGGTGGAAGAAGCAGTGGGTACTAAGATGGCTTCGCGAGAGCTGGTCTCAGACACGGATTAG